A single genomic interval of Centropristis striata isolate RG_2023a ecotype Rhode Island chromosome 8, C.striata_1.0, whole genome shotgun sequence harbors:
- the LOC131976935 gene encoding CCN family member 3-like, which translates to MTNLSERALFVFFTAQVLTLVCSQVCPRRCPCPKEPPMCLPGVPLILDDCACCLVCARQKGQVCSEMNPCDTQKGLQCEYSTDIHKRTGICTANGRNVCVLDGSVYQNGQTFFPSCKYQCMCRDGQIGCVPRCNVDVMLPGPDCPMPRRVQVPGECCEKWVCEPQAEASALGGFAMAAYRQEETVSFDSWDPSLNCIEQTTEWGACSQSCGMGVSTRVTNKNRRCEMVKQSRLCMIRPCEDQQDQMQLAQLAPKRGSKCQRMVRSDTAVHLSYKNCTSVLAHKPRYCGSCTDGRCCTPHRTKTALVEFQCANGKTTRRPVMVILTCACHSHCPRNNAVWPPSELGYSGYRS; encoded by the exons GTGTTGACACTTGTCTGCTCCCAGGTGTGCCCGAGGAGATGCCCGTGTCCTAAGGAGCCCCCCATGTGTCTCCCCGGGGTGCCTTTGATCCTGGATGACTGCGCCTGCTGCCTGGTGTGTGCGCGCCAGAAAGGGCAGGTCTGCTCTGAGATGAACCCATGTGACACGCAGAAAGGGCTTCAGTGTGAATACTCCACCGACATCCATAAGAGGACTGGCATCTGCACTG cTAAtggaagaaatgtgtgtgttttggacgGTTCTGTCTATCAGAACGGCCAGACCTTCTTCCCCAGCTGTAAGTACCAGTGCATGTGCCGCGATGGACAGATCGGCTGTGTGCCGCGCTGCAACGTGGACGTGATGCTGCCCGGGCCGGACTGCCCCATGCCCCGCAGGGTCCAGGTGCCTGGAGAGTGCTGCGAGAAGTGGGTGTGCGAGCCCCAGGCTGAGGCCAGCGCTCTGGGCGGCTTCGCCATGGCGG CCTATCGTCAGGAGGAAACAGTGAGCTTTGACAGTTGGGATCCCAGCCTGAACTGCATCGAGCAGACTACAGAGTGGGGCGCCTGCTCTCAGTCCTGCGGCATGGGTGTGTCCACCAGGGTCACCAACAAGAACCGTCGGTGTGAGATGGTGAAGCAGAGCCGACTGTGTATGATCAGACCTTGTGAGGACCAGCAGGACCAGATGCAGCTGGCGCAGCTTGCACCAAAG AGAGGCAGTAAGTGTCAGAGGATGGTGAGGAGCGACACGGCCGTCCACCTCTCCTATAAAAACTGCACCAGCGTCCTGGCCCACAAGCCTCGCTACTGTGGCTCCTGCACAGACGGCCGCTGCTGCACCCCCCACAGAACCAAGACCGCCCTGGTGGAGTTCCAGTGTGCCAACGGCAAAACAACCAGGAGGCCGGTCATGGTGATCCTGACCTGTGCATGCCACAGCCACTGCCCCCGAAACAACGCTGTGTGGCCGCCATCAGAGCTGGGATACAGCGGTTATAGGTCATAG